The following is a genomic window from Carassius gibelio isolate Cgi1373 ecotype wild population from Czech Republic chromosome B7, carGib1.2-hapl.c, whole genome shotgun sequence.
taattatggatttattttgggtgtttattatgtaattttgtgtggATTTTTAACAATTTGGCTGTAAAACAAACCAATCTGGCAACAACGTTCTTCATTCTTAACATTTAGAATGTTGGATAGTTGTAATACTGTCATAATGTAATACTGAAAATCTTACATTCCATTATGATTGTACCTTACATGATTATATGCGACAAAAAAATAACTTGAATTCAATTAGCTAACTTTGGTAGCCTGCACATTTGGTactgaaagctttttttttttttttagaatgttttccATTATTTGTCGTCATAAGACATGGCCaccttaaaaaatgtaaagttcCTAAACACAACTTCTTGTCCTGATTCAACAGTTTTGATGTGTAAATGTAAGAATAGTATCGATCTTTATTAATTAAGCCTTCTAACATTACTTTACTTACCGAGTGGAAAATCGCAATGGACCTTGGGATCGCCCATACGGTGACGTCGGCGTTATTAATTTAgaggatttaataataataataataataataataataataataaaaagattaattGAACACAATCGTagcatttatatgcatttattaaaatcaacaaaccTCTGATAAAAATACGTTATCCAGCATGCTATAGTTAAAGCGGTGTCCTACCAATGATAAGAAAACGcttaaactgcttacttgcacgcgccttggagcgttgttaaactcaccttttaatgctgttttacctgcagtcgagcgttgctttggtcaaactcacctctgaatgccGTTTTCCCTGCAggtgagcgttgttaaactcatctcCGAATGCCGTTTTCCCTGCAggtgagcgttgttaaactcaccgctgatGAACGCGCTAAACCTTTGCGGGCGCTTTGATATCAGATTGCGAGGCTTTTTAAACATCAAAAACCCGCCATTTGGGGGCCGCCATTTGACTCACCTTGGCATAGATCATTTTTTGTAACctgttcctttttatttttatttattgtagtcTAGATCCATACGAGGCAGACAATGGGTTGTGGTGTGCTGAAACAAGACGTCAAATTTCAACGCTGTTTAGTTCCATAGAAGTCTAACGGACTACCCCCCACGTTGAAAAAAGACGTCAAAGGTATACCCAGTGCGTCAAAAAAGTGACGCCAGATCCCTTGACCATGCgtcagacatttgacgagtagcgagtgagactgtgttgttgtcttcaatgagccaaaaaaagctcacgttactcctctcctcatcaggttacactggctaccagtagccgctcgcatcagattcaaggtactgatgcttgcctacaagacaaccactggcacggcaccaacttacctaaactcactggttaaatcttatgtgccctccagaagtttgtgctccgcaagtgaacgacgccttgtggtgccatcccaaagaaattcaaaatcactctcacggaccttttcctggactgtgcccagcaggtggaatgacctcccaatctcaatacagctgagtctttactcattttcaagaaacatctaaagactcatctttttcggctgcacttaaccaactaatattggctctttgctttctttttttgtcattcattaaaaaaaaaacaacaacaacaacaacaacaaaaaaaaaacctagtctaGTTCTgaactagactaactgagacttgtcatggcacttgtatactgttgttgttctgttgttgttctcttgttgatctgattgcttctattctTCTCatgtgttagtcactttggataaaagtgtctgctaaatgattaaatgtaaattgtatgtaaataatattgctaaaatcctttaaaatgtatttaaaatataaatttcacaaACAGGCATTACTTGCACGGTCATTAGCTTTTAAGCACCGCTCACCGGTAAGCTACTTCATTTGGAACaatcaaaacatttatataaGAGAAAaatcttcgtttttttttttttttataactgataAGAGAAAAGACCCATCAATGATTCTTCTCTGAAATgacgtacattttttttttattattgtgaatgCAAACAATACAAAGATGACATCTGAAATGACGTACAATTGTTTGCTGAGGAGGAAGGAAACATGACGTAGCATTCAAAATTGTGgagtcttttttctttctttctttctttttactatcATTTGCGATAGCTTTCGTGAAGCTCGCTGCACTTTAAAGGAATAAGTCATCGAGGAAACTTTCATACAcagaggtatgtgtgtgtgtgtgtgtgtgtgtcatttcgTGGGGAAGGGAAATATAAACTCTAAAACTCAGGTCTTGATCTGGATTTTTGTTAAACCAGAGGGGATGGTCGGGGTGTATGTACATTTCCAGACGGGGCACAAATCATGTTCAAGGGCCATGGAATGGCGTTATTTTACTGACAAATGTTGAGAGGGCATTATTGTAGCGCGAAATCTCTCCGCTCGCGCGCGAACTTTCTTGGCTCTCACACAAAACCGGGCGCGCGCGCTCAGATATGCGCTGCTCTTAAAACCTCTTTCCTCTCACTCAAActgtgtctgaaatcgctcaCTCGTCCACTAATCCCTATATACACAGTTGAGTGCACTAGATCAGGGAGGAGTAAACTAATAAGTGAAGGAATCGGACGGTGACGTGAGACTCGGAGATGCTGCAAAAACACTGCcatgtacttttatattacatgtaccttATTTTAGAAAGTAATATTActagcaataatactcaaaattactttatattgcaattatacatacagcaggtgataaataaagtatatgaacaatgcagtgctataATTGACATtgcatttattacattattattacattattattgcatttattatataatagcCTTATGTGACAAAAAGTGTCTGtagtaaacaaatcattattatttgttattgtccagcagtcatagatttctaagccaattaaaagctagaaatttgagaaaaaataaaagttgtcTATAGAATCGTGATGCCTTTATCGTATAGATGTATTATGTACATATAGATTTGTGCTCGCACATTGTATTAATTAGCTTTCGcgctacaataatgcgctctcgacatttgtctgtaaaataACGCCATAAAAATGCACATCTTCTGAAACAGAAGCAGTTTGATGAAGTTCAACTCCAGCAGGTGCAACTTTTATCTCTCTGAGGGAAAACAATGCAGAGGTTTTATGCATAGTTTGTCCAAGGCTTTTTAatttaagtatgttttatttttattgtataaaactAGATATTTGCTTAAAGTTGTCTTGTGTTTGATGCGTTTGGAAAGGTGCAAAACGCTCTTGCGGTAGAATACTTTGAAAGGCTATACTGCTTCAAGTCAGACGCTGATCGATTTGCTCAAACCGAACACAACTTTATGTGACCCCCCCAGGTGCCGGGTCTGCATCGGAGGGCCccctaaaatgtaattaaaaccacactgTGTGTTGAAAATAATATAATGGTAACAATTGTGTAAGTAGTAAAAACAATACTAGTGCATTCACTAAGTTCGAAACATTTCCTCCCTTGCCTCACAGTGCTTGGGTCCAGTGCTTTATCTCTttaccgcacacacacacacacacacacacacacacacacacacacacacacacacacacacacacacacacacacacacacacacacacacacacacacagtccagtGGGAGAGAACAATGCTGTTTTTCCATGAGTCCTCTATGCTAGCGATTATAACATCATTTAGCTTGTTTGGTTTAGTTCTGTAGCTTGTGGGATAATAAGTCACCCAATACAACTAACACGCAGATTATCCTGTGTGTGAACTGATATTAGGCTAATATTGACCATCTCCATGCTACACTACATGCTACATACCAAGTCAACACATTACAAGTCAACACAGAATTATTCTATGCTgcagaataagtgatacattgtgggggggggggtgttagcgcagtggataagacacatgcctttggtgtgaaagacccaggtttgaatccactgtgagacaccaatgtgtccctgagcaagacacttaactcctagttgctccagaggtgtgtgacctctgacatatatatagcaattgtaagtcgctttggataaaagtgtcagctaaatgtaataaatattgaaGTATAAATGTTAAAGGGAAATGCATGTCTCATTTACAGTAGTCCAGCATGGAAGTGCGTACAATCATCCTGGATATTTTGGAGGATCTGACTCATCGTGAATTTATGGAATTCAAATGGCACTTAACTGATGGCAGAAAAGGCAAAACCAAATTTCCAAGAAGTATATTGGATCACGGGCATGACTTGCATGAGACTGTGGAGCGTATGATTAGTTATTTGAATCCTGATGGTGCTGGGAAGATAACTGTGgacattttgaaaatgatgaGCAGGGATGATCTTGCAGGGCAGTTGCAGATGAAACTAGGTAAATGACacataatacaaataaacaaatacacataatTACAGTTACATATGCTTAATTGCATTCTATAgacactgtatatactgtattttcaggGCACTTGATAATGCTGCCAAAGTTGTAAATATATACtgagatgatgatgattttttgtatttgtttatttaacatataacataaaaataataatgattaaaacaatGCCCATTTTTCCTCAGATCATTATATGCGTAGCGATCCAAATTACAAGTTATACAAATCCAAATATACTTCTGAGTCTGATACAGCACAATCACAGGAGAGATGCAAACCtggtaagtgagtgagtgagttataATCTGTGTTCTTGCTTTATGATGAACAATATTTGTGACattcaaaaatgttaataaatgttttgctGTATAATACTATATTTCTTCTAGTTTCCAGAGTTTTTCCTTCTCTGAAGTAGCAGCCTTTCTGCATTCAGCATTGTCCCTTGAATTTGAAGGGGACTtgaacttttaatattattattattattattattattattaatattattaatttttaaatgtataatttcataTTTGGTGTTAGTGTGGTACTTTATCAatggcttatttttattttttatcctgtCAAGCAGTTCTTAGACAATGTAAAACTTGTGCTGATGCCAGGGAATGTGACGAGCAGGTAAGAGcttttataacaacatttttgatacgtttattttatttatttattaaatggtttgggtaaaatatatgttaattGGTGCTGggcaacattaatattattattattattattattatattgcaatTAATCAAATTGTTGTGTGTGATTAATCCCaaattgttatgcacaaaactaataatgcattcaacagTAGTGTAGTGTGCACTTTTAGGCCTACTGCTCTGTGAACAAAAGTGTAAGTGTTTGGTTTGCGAAcgctttaaacaaataagggGCTTTTTACAACAGTGCTCCTTTTACATACtagcagttaaaatatatattgtagcctaaatctcaacttataactttaatgtaattaaattaaatataaaacaagccatttgGCACTGCCATGACATTAACTTTCATCACATTATAGCAGGCACCTTCCTGTTAGAGACCTGCATGATCGTGGCACCCATCGCAGCTGAGTGTGGTGCAGGACACTTGATGTGCGGATAGAGGCTCGAGTGTCCGGGAtgcgggagaataattagggtgtgctcacactagtCAATCTCAACTCCCAAAGCCTGGTTCATTTGACTAGCGTGATCGTTcagtccctggctcggttggaagaggtgggcaagagcaAGTTTAGTTATATATGGATCAGTGACTGCTGTCTTCATGTGCTATCGGAAACGTCCTATTTCCTACTGGGGTGTGCACGGATAATCAAACATTTGAATATTCTTTTTGCTGTAATTATTcgctaaataaaaatgacattcgaATGCAGGAAAAGGTCTTCTTCTCATGTCCAccgaacagttcttgctggagccatgtattcctccagatgaggatcccattcagtggtgaaacgaaaacacaaagcgcttcacaaaacttaattgcttagcacaccgttatttgtgagtcccgccaGCGTCTGTTCTGTCAGAGCGGGTTTTCTTGCGGCCGGCCTTCCCCCGATCATGTTGACATGCCtgtgtttcttaacaagaacacgTAAAACAATagggaaagaaaaaacaaataaaagatttgctgacagtttaaaagtttccAAGTTAATGGAGGCTACATTCTGTACAATAGCCTAACTGCTGCAGGCttctttatttaattgttttttgttttttttgcttttaatctgtaatttttttgtttgtttgcacacattgttaaaggggggggggggtgaaatgctcgttttcactcaatatcctgttaatcttgagtacatatagagtagtactgcatccttcataactccaaaaagtctttagttttgttatattcataagagaaagataagtctgtaccgatttttcctggaaaaacatgaccagctggaggcgtgacgtgtgggcggagctaaagaatcacgagcgacagtaggcttttgcgttgagagcgtttggaagctgtgacattaccgtgaggcaaaaaaaccatcatccaaaacaaaccatggctaacagtcagattcagccgtttttttatgatccagaatcagatccagaggctgaaactgaacgagagcagcagcagcaacgactcgctccgagcggggctcgaacccgggtctccggcatgggaggcggacgcactaacaaggaggcagagatatttgaagcagttttactcaccgcctgcggttccaacacacgatcgtgaccctttttcgttgggatttcatcatccttaagaaataaacgatgtgcaaatccgtcgtcaaactgggccttgtttgtaaaacaagcatcttc
Proteins encoded in this region:
- the LOC127962356 gene encoding uncharacterized protein LOC127962356 isoform X2: MEVRTIILDILEDLTHREFMEFKWHLTDGRKGKTKFPRSILDHGHDLHETVERMISYLNPDGAGKITVDILKMMSRDDLAGQLQMKLDHYMRSDPNYKLYKSKYTSESDTAQSQERCKPVLRQCKTCADARECDEQDSDEWELIEPSVISEDAQTKYRLELTAGLYECSTTGLRIECSREVQLEYHICDWECVADFPGMEHFTPCGPLMDIAVISGKLKAVYLPHFLCLGGSPINDEVRVVHVEESGI
- the LOC127962356 gene encoding NACHT, LRR and PYD domains-containing protein 1 homolog isoform X1, whose protein sequence is MEVRTIILDILEDLTHREFMEFKWHLTDGRKGKTKFPRSILDHGHDLHETVERMISYLNPDGAGKITVDILKMMSRDDLAGQLQMKLDHYMRSDPNYKLYKSKYTSESDTAQSQERCKPAVLRQCKTCADARECDEQDSDEWELIEPSVISEDAQTKYRLELTAGLYECSTTGLRIECSREVQLEYHICDWECVADFPGMEHFTPCGPLMDIAVISGKLKAVYLPHFLCLGGSPINDEVRVVHVEESGI
- the LOC127962356 gene encoding uncharacterized protein LOC127962356 isoform X3; the encoded protein is MEVRTIILDILEDLTHREFMEFKWHLTDGRKGKTKFPRSILDHGHDLHETVERMISYLNPDGAGKITVDILKMMSRDDLAGQLQMKLDHYMRSDPNYKLYKSKYTSESDTAQSQERCKPAVLRQCKTCADARECDEQDSDEWELIEPSVISEDAQTKYSTTGLRIECSREVQLEYHICDWECVADFPGMEHFTPCGPLMDIAVISGKLKAVYLPHFLCLGGSPINDEVRVVHVEESGI